The following proteins are co-located in the Conyzicola lurida genome:
- the folE gene encoding GTP cyclohydrolase I FolE, with protein sequence MAVDTERIEAAVAEILAAIGEDVTRPGLEETPHRVASAYAEFFAGLAVDPLSHLAESVDLEPGELGEVVIVRDLEFRSICEHHLLPFIGTANIAYVPGSKVVGLGSLPRVVDTLAARPQLQERLTEEIADTLESGLQPRGILVVLDAVHQCVTTRGPRQTTSSTVTLASRGVLSETSARAEIISLIGGGRHEH encoded by the coding sequence ATGGCCGTCGACACCGAACGCATCGAAGCGGCGGTCGCCGAGATTCTCGCCGCGATCGGCGAGGACGTCACGAGGCCCGGCCTCGAGGAGACCCCGCACCGGGTCGCCTCGGCCTACGCCGAGTTCTTCGCCGGACTCGCGGTCGACCCGCTCAGCCACCTGGCCGAGTCGGTCGACCTCGAGCCGGGCGAACTCGGCGAGGTCGTCATCGTGCGTGACCTCGAGTTCCGTTCCATCTGCGAGCACCACCTGCTGCCGTTCATCGGCACGGCCAACATCGCCTACGTGCCGGGCAGCAAGGTCGTCGGTCTGGGCAGTCTGCCCCGGGTCGTCGACACCCTGGCCGCGCGCCCGCAGTTGCAGGAGCGGCTGACCGAGGAGATCGCGGACACGCTCGAGAGCGGGCTGCAGCCACGCGGCATCCTCGTCGTCCTCGACGCCGTGCACCAGTGCGTCACTACCAGAGGCCCCCGTCAGACCACGAGTTCGACGGTCACTCTGGCAAGCCGTGGAGTACTGAGCGAAACTAGTGCACGAGCGGAGATCATTTCGCTGATCGGAGGCGGCCGGCATGAGCACTGA